The Candidatus Cloacimonadota bacterium genome window below encodes:
- a CDS encoding DUF2851 family protein, whose product MLKKMAETFLYHIWDEQHLQENLQTRDEQDLKILFQGKWNNQAGPDFKDAIILLNNKKVQGDVEIHRYEADWYHHEHQENRNFNDVVLHVIFEQNNSNKFTISECGNKIPILIMKNNLDERVEKLWDKYGNAPFDKTQDKTILCKLAQSDISPTQLSKILFSEGENRFEKKCKRFSAELYNSDFNQILYKGIMEALGYSKNKSPFLRLASKLTYNKLQKLSHDCDSPHDIFCILSIYSGIDPHKYNFKFIDNSILERYQAHLERYKEQIDDENLQNYQWNFFRLRPTNHPLFRMWQISPFLFASIQNNIINRIMSIFSVSGNEKIKVSKFPNLFYDILNPDNERLPKIGKSRCDDIFFNIILPVAHLYAKTLGYQELAETIIHIYKNSGKLSENHITRFVYTRLKDKIPNKKKLKLIHQQGLIQHYYRFCTHFDCQNCLNNFLP is encoded by the coding sequence ATGTTGAAAAAAATGGCAGAAACATTTTTGTATCATATTTGGGATGAGCAACATCTTCAGGAAAATTTGCAAACAAGAGACGAGCAAGATTTGAAAATTCTTTTTCAAGGAAAATGGAACAATCAGGCTGGTCCGGATTTTAAGGATGCAATTATTTTACTGAATAATAAAAAAGTGCAAGGGGATGTGGAAATTCACCGTTACGAAGCAGATTGGTATCATCACGAGCATCAGGAAAACAGAAATTTCAATGACGTTGTCCTGCACGTAATTTTTGAACAGAACAATTCAAATAAATTCACGATTTCGGAATGTGGAAATAAAATTCCTATTCTGATTATGAAGAATAATTTAGACGAAAGAGTGGAAAAATTGTGGGATAAATACGGAAATGCACCATTTGACAAAACACAAGACAAAACAATTCTGTGTAAACTTGCTCAATCCGATATTTCTCCTACCCAACTCAGCAAAATTCTTTTTTCAGAGGGAGAAAACCGATTTGAGAAAAAATGCAAAAGATTTTCTGCAGAATTATACAACTCGGATTTCAATCAAATTTTGTATAAGGGAATTATGGAGGCTTTGGGATATTCCAAAAACAAATCACCCTTTTTGCGATTGGCTTCCAAACTAACTTATAATAAATTGCAAAAGCTTTCTCACGATTGTGATTCTCCACATGATATTTTTTGCATTTTATCAATTTACAGCGGGATTGATCCTCATAAATATAACTTTAAATTTATAGACAATTCCATATTAGAACGATATCAAGCACATTTGGAAAGATACAAAGAACAGATTGACGACGAGAATTTGCAAAATTATCAATGGAATTTTTTCCGATTGCGTCCGACCAATCATCCGCTTTTTCGTATGTGGCAAATATCACCGTTCTTATTTGCTTCGATTCAAAATAATATCATCAACCGGATAATGTCCATCTTCAGTGTCTCGGGCAATGAAAAAATCAAAGTCTCAAAATTTCCAAATCTATTCTATGATATTCTCAATCCCGATAATGAGCGATTACCAAAAATTGGCAAATCACGTTGTGATGATATTTTTTTCAACATTATCCTTCCGGTGGCACATTTATATGCAAAAACTCTTGGCTATCAGGAACTCGCAGAAACGATTATCCACATTTATAAAAATTCAGGAAAACTTTCCGAGAATCACATCACGCGTTTTGTTTACACGCGTCTAAAGGATAAAATTCCCAACAAAAAGAAACTCAAATTAATCCACCAGCAGGGATTGATTCAGCATTATTACAGATTCTGTACACACTTTGATTGCCAAAATTGTTTGAATAATTTCTTGCCATAA